The genomic stretch GTGGTCCGGTGGTCATAGCGGTGGGGAAACGCCCGGTCTCATTCCGAACCCGGAAGCTAAGCCCACCAGCGCCGATGGTACTGCTCGGGAGACTGGGTGGGAGAGTAGGTCACCGCCGGCCACTCACACTTGTGAGAGGTTGAGGGGAGTGGCACCGCCTGCGGGTGGTGCTGCTCCCCTCTTCTGCGTTCCGGGGCTACTTTGACGTGCGCGGCAGGTGTCGAGACAGGTCGGCGGCGCAGCCGACGTCGTGCCAGTGCTGCCAGTCGCCGACGACGATCAACCGGTCCTGAGCGCGGGTCACCGCGACGTTCAGCAGGTTCGGCGTGCCGGCTACCCACTGACGGGCGCCGACGGACTTCCCGCCGAGGACGAGCACGACGAGCGGCCGCTCCTGGCCTTGGAACGTGTGCACCGTCCCCAGCTGCACGTTCTCGTGACCCTCCACCACCTTCTTGAGACCCTCGACCACGTCACGGAACGGGGCGATGACGGCGACTGGGACGTTGCCGCCCGACTGACGAACGCTTCGCAGGACAGCGTCGACGACGAGACCGTCCGCAGGGGAGAAGTGGCTCCCTCCCGGGTGGGGGACGTCGATCCAGCGACTCTCGCCGACCGTGAGCACCCCGTCGGTGGCGGGACGTGTCCGGCCGAACACCATCTCGCCGTCGTAGGCCATCTCGTTGGCGATGGTGAACATCGGGTCGAGACAGCGGTTGTGGACGAGGAGGGGGGATCCGACCCACCCACCGGGACGCGCTGTGCCGCAGCGGGACACCGCGTCGGCGGACCTCTGCACCGAGCCCCGGGTGGGCGACAGCTCCGGGGGAGCGTCGTGGTGGGCCAGAAGCCGGTCGACGAGGACGTCGGGCAGCGCGACGACGGGTTCGAGCTGCTGCGGGTCACCGACGACCAGGGCCCGGCGGCAACGGTGCAGACCGCCGACGGCCTGCGCGGGCGTCGCTTGTCCCGCTTCGTCGACGACGAGCCACCCGAGGGCGCCGGCCGAGACACCCGAGAACAGGCGGGCCATGGAGGCGAAGGTCGTCGACACCATCGGGACGAGCAGGAAGAACGAGCGCCACACGTCGGTGGCGAGCCGGGTCGCGTCGGGTTGACGTACCTCGCCGGACTGCAGGTGCATCCACGCCCGGAGGTTCGTCGCCACCTGCTGGCCGGCGCGGCGGGCGAACTGCTCGTGCACGGCCATCGCGGCGCCGAACACCTCGGCCTGCAAGGCGTGCAGGTCGTCGTCCACCCACGCCTGGCCCGTCTCCTGCTCGTCGCGGGACCGGGACCACCAGCCCTCGTCGACCGCGGCAGGCCCCAGACCGGCGGAAGCCTCCTGGACCCTCCGCTCGCCGTCGTCACGGGCGGTCCCGGCGGCCAGGAACTCCGCTTCGAGCCGGACGTGGGCGGTGTGCGCTTCAGCGGCTGCGTCCACGAGCGACCGGAGTCGGTCCTCGGCGGCCGCGGAGTCGGTCACCGCGCGCTGGAAGGCGGCCTCGGCCTGCCGGGCGGCCGTCGACTTCCCGAGGCGGGCCCAGAACCCGGGCCGGGCGGCGCGGAGTCGGACCACGGCCTCGGCGGCGAGGCGGGCGCGGTCCTCCGCGGCGGGGACGTCGCGGCGTGCGGCGGTGGAGAGCTCGGTGGCCGCCGCGATGGCGTCCCGTGCGGTCGTCCAGCGGGCGGTGGCGTCGTCGGCGTCCGCTCGAGCGGCGCGCACCTCGTCCCGCGCCCTCGCCAGCCCGGCGAGATGGGTGTCGACCGCGGCGAGTGCCCTCGTGAACCGGTGCTGCGCCGCCTTCCAGTCCTCCAGGGACCCGCCCTGCCGCAATGACGCGAGGAGGTGCTCGCCCGGGTCGTCGGCCTTGAGGTACCGCCCGACCACCGAGCCGAAGCGGGCGCCCAGGCTGCGGCGCCCCAAGGTGGCGGCGGCGAGTCCCCAGGCGGGGGAGTCGTCGGTGAGCAGTCCGGGCCGACCGCGACCGGAGGACGGGTCCGGTGCCGTGGCGTCGCGGAAGTGCGCGACCCGGTCTTGCCAGACGCCGGCGATCTCGCCGAGTCCCGGGACTTCCTGGCTCACGTTGGCGACGGCCGCGTTGTTGGAGGACGCGACGACGACCTCGAAGCCGGTGAGCCGCTCGTCGACGCGGTGGAACCGCCTTGTCCCACCCTGCGTGAGCGGGACGGTCTGCGCCGAACCGAAGGCGGACCGCGGTTCGTCGAACGTGGCCATCACCCGGGCCCGGTCGGTGACGACGGCGGCGTAGAACTCGCGGAGCAGCGTCGTCTTGCCCGTCCCCGGCGGACCGTTCACCGCGCAGACCGGGTCGTCACCCGTCAGCACGGACTGGACGGCGACCTGCTGCGAGAGGCGAGGCTTGTTCTCCCCCGGCCAGGTGGACCGTGGCAGGGCGAGGGGGTCGAGGAGCTGCTCGCGGACGTCGCGGCGCAGCACGTCGACCGCACCCACCGGGGTCGCGCCGGGACGGCCGGTGAGGAACGTGGCGGCGGCCGGGGACGTCGGGTGGGCGGCGACGTGCAGCAGGTCGGCGCGGTAGAAGCTGCGTGGCGGCGGGGAACCCGCCTGGTCCTCCGGCACCCAGCGGGCGTCGAACCGCACGTGACCGGTGCCGTCGTCGACGAGGTCGAGGACAGCGCGGACGTGGTCGGCTGGCTGCCGGTCCCCGCCGTGCAGGACCTCGGAGAAGGCCTCCGCCAGCGCCTGCTCACGACGCTGCACATGGCGCAGGGCCTCGGTGGTTCCGAGGGAGCCGCGGACGGCGGCCGTGAAGTCCACGAGCGGGTGGTACTGCAGCGACCCCTCGACCGGAGCACCGGCCGCGTCGACGAGGAACTCCGCGCGGTAGGTGAGGGGGCCGTCGGTGCGGGCGGGGCGCACGGACTCCGTCAGGCGCAGGTCGTCGGCGTACGCAGCGAGGAGGCCGTCCTCGACCTGGCGGCGGGGGACGCAGCCCACGAGCACCGAGCAGACGAGCACCTCCCCGGCCCGGGCCGGTTGCGTCGGCCGTGGCGGCCAGACCCCGTCGAGGATCTCCGCCCGCAGCCGGCCGGAGGCCCGGTACCGCGAGTCCTTCGGCACCTCGGGCATCTCGAAGCGGTCGAGGTCGGCCCACGCGAGCAGTGCCCGTCGCGCGGCGTCGTCCACCCGCCGGAGCGGGGGCGTCGAGGTGGCCGCGGAAGGGATCACGCGACGACCCTGGCAGACACCCCCGACAGAGCGTCAGCCCTGCAGGTGCTCCAGGACCCGGCCCCAGTCGCCGGCGGGCAGGCTGTCGTGCTCCCGGTGCCAGGCGATCGCCGTCGCGAGCTCGGCGCGCGTCGGCACGCCTGCGGAGCCACCGAGCCGCTGCACCGACAGGGACGCCGCCAACACGGCGAAACCCACCGACGTCTCCAACGACCAGCCCGCGGTCCGGCCGCCGCAGAACGCCGCGACGAAGCAGTCGCCGGCCCCGGTGGGGTCGACAGCGGTCACGCGGGGCGCAGCGACCTCGCAGCGCTCCCCGGTCGCGGCGTCGACGGCGATCGCCCCGGCGGACCCGCGCGTCACGACGACCAGACCCGTGCGGGCGGCGAGGGCGTCGAGAGCGGTGGACGCGTCGGAGGTGCGGGTGTAGGCGAGGGCCTCGTCCTCGTTGGGCACGAAGGCGTCGAGCTCGGCGAGGCGGTCGAGCACGGCGGTGTCCCACTGCTCGGTCTCGTCCCACCCGACGCCACCGACGACGAGCGTCCCGGCGGCGCGCAGCTCGGCGACCCAGGCGGGGATGCCCTCGGCGATCCCGACGTGGCACGCGCCGACCGACGGCAGCGGAACGGGTAGCGCGTCGGACAGCCACGTCGCGCGCTCCTCGTAGGTGACGAAGCTGCGGTCGGCGGCGTTCGTCAGCGCGACGGTCACGGCGGTGTGGGCGTCGGGGAGCTCGGCGAGCCAGCGCAGGTCGAGGCGCTCCTCGGCGGCGAGCTCGGAGCGGACGGCCCCACCGAACATGTCCGTCCCCGTCGCGCCGACGAGCGCGGTGCGGAACCCGAGCCGGGCGCCCGCCACGGCGCGGGTGGCCGTCCCGCCGGCCGTCACCGTGAACCCGTCGGCGAAGACCTCGGCGCCGATCGTGGGGGCGGCGACGCCGGACATCACGAGGTCGCAGAAGACGCGCCCGCCGAAGACGAGGTCGAGGTCGGACACGGGCGGGCTCCTCGCGGACGGGTGATCGATCGTGCAGTGGATTGCGCAACAGACTAGTCAAGGATGCGCGTTCGGTCATAGTCTGCGTGCGTGAACGAGCAGCGAGGGGTGGGCGCGTGAAGCTGGCGATCCTCGGGGGTGGCGGTTTCCGCACCCCCTTCGTGTGGCAGGCGCTGTTGCGCGACCAGGGCGACCCGCGGATCACCACGGTGACCCTGCAGGACTCCGACGAATCCCGCCTCGCGGGCATGCGCGCCGTGCTCGAGCAGCTGGCCGAGGGGTTCACCGAACCCCCGGCGCTGGAGACGACGACGAACCTCGACGTCGCGCTCGAGGGCAGCGACTTCGTGTTCTCCGCCGTCCGCATCGGCGGCCTCGCCGGCCGCTGCGCCGACGAGCGCGTCGCCCTGGACCTCGGCGTCCTGGGCCAGGAGACGACCGGCCCCGGCGGCCTCGCGTACGCGCTGCGCACCGTGCCGTTCATGGTCGACGTCGCCGAGCGCGTCAAGCGCCTCGCGCCGAGCGCGTACGTCCTGAACTTCACCAACCCCGCGGGCATCATCACCGAGGCCATGCAGGGTGTGCTGGGCGACAAGGTCCTCGGCATCTGCGACACCCCCTCCGGTCTCGGCCGCCGCGTCGCCATGCTCCTCGGGTACGACCCCGACCACGCGCGCCTGGACTACGTCGGCCTGAACCACCTCGGCTGGCTGCGCCGCGTCGAGGTCCACGGCCGCGACGTCCTGCCCGACCTGCTCGGCGACGACGGCCTGCTGGCCCACCTCGAGGAGCAGCACGTCTTCGGCGCCCCGTGGCTCAAGACGCTCGGCGCGATCCCCAACGAGTACCTCTACTACTGGTACCGCAACGCCGAGGCCGTCGCCCGTATCCGCGAGTCCTCCCTCACCCGCGGGGAGTTCCTGCTCAAGACGCAGGGCGACTTCTTCGACCAGCTCCCCCGCTCCGGGTCCCGCGCCGCGCAGCTGTGGCGCGAGACGGTCCTGGACCGCAGCGCCAGCTACATGGCCGAGGCCAAGGGTGGCGAGCAGGGTGCGCCGGAGAACCCGGAGCCGCCGGAGACCGACCCCTCGCAGCAGGGCTACGCGGGCGTGGCGCTCGCCGTCATGGCCGCGATCAGCCGCAACGAGCCGTCGACCGCGATCCTCAACGTCCGCAACGGCGCCACGATCGCCGGGCTGCCGTCCGACGCCGTCGTCGAGGTCCCCGTGGCCGTCGACGGGTCCGGCGTCCGTCCGTTCGCGACGACCGCGCCCGACCTGCACCAGCTGGGGCTCATGCAGCAGGTGAAGGCCGTCGAGCGGCACGTCATCGCCGCGGCCCTGCACGGCGACGAGTCCGAGGCGCTCATGGCCTTCGCGACGCACCCCCTCGTGCGCTCGGTGGACATCGCCGAGAAGCTGCTCGCCGGGTACATCGACCGGATCCCCGAGGTCGCCGCCGTCTTCGGCCGGTCCTGACCCACCTGCTCGCCCCCCCCGAACGTAGAACCCCTCAACGAGGAGCCCCCGTGCACGACGACCGTTCCCTGGTCGAGGGCCGCGTCCAGCGCGTCCTGAACCACCGCATCCGCCCGGCGGTCCACCCGCAGCGCGTCCCCATGACCCTGTCGGCGTGGCTCGTCCCGGACGAACCGGTGCCTGCACGCGACGCCGTCGCCGCGCTGGAGGTCGGGGAGTTCGGCGAGTTCTCGACCGGCACCACGTGGGGCCGGCCGTGGTCGACGACGTGGGTCCGCGCGCAGGCGCAGGTCCCCGCGGAGTGGGCGGGCAAGCGGGTCGAGGCGCAGTTCGACCTCGGGTTCATCGGCGACTGGCCGGGGAACCAGGCCGAGGCGCTCGTGCACTCCCTCGACGGGGTGCCGATCAAGGGTGTCGCGCCGGACAACAAGATCGTCCCCGTCGTCCGCGACGCGCAGGGCGGGGAGACCGTCGACTGGCTGCTGGAGATGGCGGCCAACCCCGACATCATGGCCGACGACATGAAGCCCACCCCCCTGGGCGACAAGTCGACCGCGGGGGAGCAGCACCTCTACACGATGAAGGTCGCCGACCTCGTCGTCCTCGACGAGGAGGTGTGGATGCTCGCGGTGGACGTCGAGTGCCTCGACGACCTCATGCGGCACCTGCCGGAGTCCGAACCCCGACGGTACGAGATCGCCCGCGCGCTCGACCGCGCCCTGGACGCCCTCGACCTCGACGACATCTCCGGCACCGCCACCGCGGCGCGCGCCGAACTAGCCGCCGTCCTGGCCTCCCCGGCCGTCGGCAGCGCGCACACGTTGTCCTCCGTCGGGCACGCG from Kineococcus endophyticus encodes the following:
- a CDS encoding DEAD/DEAH box helicase, which gives rise to MIPSAATSTPPLRRVDDAARRALLAWADLDRFEMPEVPKDSRYRASGRLRAEILDGVWPPRPTQPARAGEVLVCSVLVGCVPRRQVEDGLLAAYADDLRLTESVRPARTDGPLTYRAEFLVDAAGAPVEGSLQYHPLVDFTAAVRGSLGTTEALRHVQRREQALAEAFSEVLHGGDRQPADHVRAVLDLVDDGTGHVRFDARWVPEDQAGSPPPRSFYRADLLHVAAHPTSPAAATFLTGRPGATPVGAVDVLRRDVREQLLDPLALPRSTWPGENKPRLSQQVAVQSVLTGDDPVCAVNGPPGTGKTTLLREFYAAVVTDRARVMATFDEPRSAFGSAQTVPLTQGGTRRFHRVDERLTGFEVVVASSNNAAVANVSQEVPGLGEIAGVWQDRVAHFRDATAPDPSSGRGRPGLLTDDSPAWGLAAATLGRRSLGARFGSVVGRYLKADDPGEHLLASLRQGGSLEDWKAAQHRFTRALAAVDTHLAGLARARDEVRAARADADDATARWTTARDAIAAATELSTAARRDVPAAEDRARLAAEAVVRLRAARPGFWARLGKSTAARQAEAAFQRAVTDSAAAEDRLRSLVDAAAEAHTAHVRLEAEFLAAGTARDDGERRVQEASAGLGPAAVDEGWWSRSRDEQETGQAWVDDDLHALQAEVFGAAMAVHEQFARRAGQQVATNLRAWMHLQSGEVRQPDATRLATDVWRSFFLLVPMVSTTFASMARLFSGVSAGALGWLVVDEAGQATPAQAVGGLHRCRRALVVGDPQQLEPVVALPDVLVDRLLAHHDAPPELSPTRGSVQRSADAVSRCGTARPGGWVGSPLLVHNRCLDPMFTIANEMAYDGEMVFGRTRPATDGVLTVGESRWIDVPHPGGSHFSPADGLVVDAVLRSVRQSGGNVPVAVIAPFRDVVEGLKKVVEGHENVQLGTVHTFQGQERPLVVLVLGGKSVGARQWVAGTPNLLNVAVTRAQDRLIVVGDWQHWHDVGCAADLSRHLPRTSK
- a CDS encoding carbohydrate kinase family protein; protein product: MSDLDLVFGGRVFCDLVMSGVAAPTIGAEVFADGFTVTAGGTATRAVAGARLGFRTALVGATGTDMFGGAVRSELAAEERLDLRWLAELPDAHTAVTVALTNAADRSFVTYEERATWLSDALPVPLPSVGACHVGIAEGIPAWVAELRAAGTLVVGGVGWDETEQWDTAVLDRLAELDAFVPNEDEALAYTRTSDASTALDALAARTGLVVVTRGSAGAIAVDAATGERCEVAAPRVTAVDPTGAGDCFVAAFCGGRTAGWSLETSVGFAVLAASLSVQRLGGSAGVPTRAELATAIAWHREHDSLPAGDWGRVLEHLQG
- a CDS encoding 6-phospho-beta-glucosidase; this translates as MKLAILGGGGFRTPFVWQALLRDQGDPRITTVTLQDSDESRLAGMRAVLEQLAEGFTEPPALETTTNLDVALEGSDFVFSAVRIGGLAGRCADERVALDLGVLGQETTGPGGLAYALRTVPFMVDVAERVKRLAPSAYVLNFTNPAGIITEAMQGVLGDKVLGICDTPSGLGRRVAMLLGYDPDHARLDYVGLNHLGWLRRVEVHGRDVLPDLLGDDGLLAHLEEQHVFGAPWLKTLGAIPNEYLYYWYRNAEAVARIRESSLTRGEFLLKTQGDFFDQLPRSGSRAAQLWRETVLDRSASYMAEAKGGEQGAPENPEPPETDPSQQGYAGVALAVMAAISRNEPSTAILNVRNGATIAGLPSDAVVEVPVAVDGSGVRPFATTAPDLHQLGLMQQVKAVERHVIAAALHGDESEALMAFATHPLVRSVDIAEKLLAGYIDRIPEVAAVFGRS